A genome region from Brienomyrus brachyistius isolate T26 chromosome 23, BBRACH_0.4, whole genome shotgun sequence includes the following:
- the LOC125719057 gene encoding low-density lipoprotein receptor class A domain-containing protein 4-like isoform X3, translating to MVVMVVMVVLIICLLNHYKFSGCSGMTRQSQGSRQEEMLQQGPSAWPQDSTAPTQGASEAAYAQRERLTAPAFMQQDRFCRFQPTYPPQQHQIDLPPTICLSDGEEPPPYQGPCTLQLRDPEQQMELSRESVRAPPNRTVFDSDLIAVHPPSSNSGISASRSASHGHMEGPPPTYSEVMGKHPASSFFPHQHGDTPPILQGAAAQTLQHSSSESTTVPIKIRDSQRDKQV from the exons ATGGTGGTAATGGTTGTCATGGTGGTGCTGATCATCTGTTTGCTGAACCACTACAAGTTCTCCGGCTGCTCCGGTATGACGCGGCAGAGCCAGGGCAGCAGGCAGGAGGAGATGCTACAGCAG GGACCATCTGCATGGCCACAGGATAGCACAGCACCAACACAAGGAGCTTCTGAG GCAGCTTACGCACAGCGTGAGAGGCTCACGGCTCCCGCTTTCATGCAGCAGGACCGGTTCTGCCGCTTCCagcccacctaccccccccagcAGCACCAGATCGACCTGCCGCCCACCATCTGCCTGTCGGATGGGGAGGAGCCCCCTCCCTACCAGGGCCCCTGTACGCTGCAGCTGCGGGACCCTGAGCAGCAGATGGAGCTCAGCAGGGAATCAGTGCGCGCGCCACCCAACCGCACTGTCTTTGACAGCGACCTGATCGCCGTGCACCCGCCCAGCAGCAACTCAGGCATCAGCGCCTCCCGCTCTGCCAGCCACGGGCACATGGAGGGGCCCCCGCCCACATACAGTGAGGTCATGGGCAAACATCCAGCCTCCTCTTTTTTTCCTCACCAGCACGGCGATACCCCTCccatcctgcagggggcagctgcTCAAACACTCCAGCACAGCAGCAGTGAAAGCACAACAGTACCCATTAAGATCAGGGACAGTCAGAGGGACAAACAGGTGTGA
- the fam210aa gene encoding uncharacterized protein C18orf19 homolog A gives MQQLVCHRAWLRLVALQPTVQGLSHSPVAPRPWTGKGGPSLCYVSTSEVARAASPTQERKDIPEQPGDSDPLQDKSIGLVHRFQKMLKQYGKVMIPVHLVTSSLWFGAFYYTAMKGVNVVPFLEYIGLPDKLVDLMEKSQSGYAITAYAMYKIATPARYTVTLAGTSLSVKYLRKHGYMSTPPPVKEYIQDKMEETRERFSEKMEETKERISGRMEETKDKFSEKLQQTKDKVSFRKKDQGP, from the exons atgcAGCAGCTTGTCTGCCACAGAGCCTGGTTGCGGCTGGTCGCTCTGCAACCCACAGTCCAGGGCCTGTCCCACAGCCCGGTGGCCCCCAGGCCCtggactgggaaagggggtCCCAGCCTGTGCTACGTCAGCACATCAGAGGTAGCCAGAGCAGCGTCACCAACacaggagaggaaggacatcCCAGAGCAGCCTGGCGACTCGGATCCCCTTCAGGACAAGTCCATCGGGCTGGTCCACCGCTtccagaaaatgctgaaacagTATGGGAAAGTCATGATCCCTGTGCATCTGGTGACGTCTTCTCTGTGGTTTGGGGCTTTCTACTACACCGCCATGAA GGGTGTGAATGTGGTCCCGTTTCTCGAGTACATCGGCCTCCCAGACAAACTCGTTGACCTCATGGAAAAATCTCAGAGCGGATATGCAATTACCGCCTATGCCATGTACAAG atcGCCACTCCAGCCAGGTACACCGTCACGCTGGCTGGGACCTCCCTCTCTGTGAAATACCTCCGCAAGCATGGCTACATGTCGACCCCACCCCCAGTCAAGGAGTACATACAGGACAAGATGGAGGAGACCCGGGAGCGATTTTCAGAAAAAATGGAGGAAACCAAGGAGAGGATTTCCGGGAGAATGGAGGAGACGAAGGACAAGTTCTCAGAGAAGCTGCAGCAGACCAAAGACAAGGTGTCTTTCCGGAAGAAAGATCAGGGACCCTAA
- the rnmt gene encoding mRNA cap guanine-N7 methyltransferase — MAENSRHREGESGDRPEVCGSGDGGLTKRKLEGKDYDHSGDEGPPSKKVGHGIKVASHYNTLQECSREARTRSKIFYMRNFNNWLKSVLIGEILDKVRQSRKELCVLDLGCGKGGDLLKWRMGNIHKLVCADIASVSVEQCEQRYQDMRKKSHRQDRLFSAEFVTADCTKELLSTKLKDPDMTFDVCSCQFVYHYSFESQQQAEMMLRNACERLRPGGFFIGTTPDAFELVKRLEASESNSFGNDVYRVTFQKKDVYPLFGCQYDFSLEGVVNVPEFLVYFPLFQEMAKKYNMRLVSKKTFSEFFKEKIANEQHRTLMKRMQALEPYPADDRNRLTFQDASEYEHARGRAESPDARVPLGTLSRSEWEAASIYLVFVFEKMS; from the exons ATGGCGGAAAACTCAA GGCACCGGGAAGGAGAGAGTGGAGACAGACCTGAGGTGTGTGGCAGTGGAGATGGTGGCTTGACCAAGAGGAAGCTGGAGGGGAAAGATTATGACCACAGTGGAGACGAGGGCCCCCCCAGTAAGAAGGTG GGCCACGGTATCAAGGTAGCCAGCCATTACAACACCCTTCAGGAGTGTAGTCGTGAAGCTCGCACCAGGAGCAAGATCTTCTACATGCGAAACTTCAACAACTGGCTGAAGAGCGTTCTGATTG GTGAGATCCTGGACAAGGTAAGGCAGAGCCGAAAGGAGCTTTGCGTTCTGGACCTAGGCTGTGGCAAAGGGGGAGACCTTCTGAAGTGGAGGATGGGGAACATCCACAAGCTAGTGTGTGCAG ACATTGCCAGCGTATCTGTCGAGCAGTGTGAGCAGCGCTACCAGGACATGAGGAAGAAGAGCCACCGGCAAGACCGCCTCTTCAGCGCTGAGTTCGTCACTGCTGACTGCACCAAG GAGCTCCTCTCGACCAAATTGAAGGATCCCGACATGACGTTTGACGTCTGCAGCTGTCAGTTCGTCTATCACTACTCGTTTGAGTCTCAGCAGCAGGCTGAAATGATGCTCCGTAATGCCTGCGAGAGGCTACGTCCAGGTGGCTTCTTCATCGGGACGACGCCGGACGCCTTCGAGCTCGT AAAGCGTCTGGAGGCCTCAGAGTCCAATTCCTTCGGCAACGACGTTTATCGCGTGACGTTCCAGAAGAAGGATGTTTACCCGCTGTTTGGCTGCCAGTACGACTTCAGCCTGGAAGGAGTCGTCAACGTGCCCGAGTTCCTCGTCTACTTCCCACTCTTCCAAGA GATGGCAAAAAAGTACAACATGAGGCTGGTTTCTAAGAAGACCTTCTCCGAGTTCTTCAAGGAGAAGATTGCAAATGAGCAGCACCGGACTCTGATGAAGAGAATGCAGGCTTTGGAG CCATATCCTGCCGACGACAGGAACCGCTTGACCTTCCAGGATGCCAGCGAGTACGAACACGCCAGGGGCAGAGCGGAGAGTCCTGACGCCAGAGTTCCCCTT gGCACTTTAAGCAGATCGGAATGGGAGGCAGCCA GTATCTACCTGGTGTTTGTGTTTGAAAAAATGTCCTGA